The Cystobacter ferrugineus genome includes a window with the following:
- a CDS encoding imm11 family protein yields the protein MERNFYVVEIGDVPQWCLDTPVPVAGGTLDDPWMFVEGKLVPDPGPLKTKPFHHGEMRTFTVANADRTPIANEQVARAFRELAPDDVQLFPVDVEGTPERYYIVNATRSFKCVDEKNSREVQVYPPDGAVPERVGEYRSISGLRIDTSKIENARVFRPMGWEVALVVSEEIKARIERIGNTGVYFNRVTGPHASNEG from the coding sequence ATGGAGCGCAATTTCTATGTGGTAGAAATTGGGGATGTGCCTCAATGGTGCCTCGACACCCCCGTTCCCGTAGCGGGTGGCACACTGGATGACCCCTGGATGTTCGTGGAAGGCAAGCTGGTGCCAGACCCTGGTCCGCTCAAGACCAAGCCCTTCCACCATGGAGAAATGCGCACATTTACGGTAGCCAATGCAGACCGTACACCCATTGCAAACGAGCAAGTCGCTCGTGCCTTCCGTGAGCTTGCACCTGACGACGTGCAATTGTTCCCGGTCGATGTCGAAGGTACGCCCGAGCGGTACTACATCGTCAACGCGACCAGGAGTTTCAAGTGCGTTGACGAAAAGAACTCTCGGGAGGTCCAGGTATACCCTCCAGATGGCGCCGTGCCCGAGCGGGTGGGGGAGTATCGCTCGATCTCCGGTCTGCGGATAGACACCTCGAAGATCGAGAATGCGCGTGTCTTCCGCCCGATGGGTTGGGAAGTAGCCCTCGTCGTCTCCGAGGAGATCAAGGCGAGGATTGAGCGAATTGGCAACACAGGCGTGTACTTCAATCGTGTAACGGGGCCTCACGCGTCGAACGAGGGCTGA
- a CDS encoding polysaccharide deacetylase family protein, whose amino-acid sequence MISLSMQFEAGAQPERGASSPFPPIDPKYPDLPAATWYAYGVKEGIPRLLDLFERKRVKVTSHMVGQAVDLHPQLAKEIVERGHEAAAHGQTWTPQFSMSPEEERASYEANVRSIERATGTKPVGFNAFWMRGTPRTLEILQGLGFTYHIDDVSRDEPFLIPVKGKPFAVVPYTLGMNDIVQFEGRNATAEAFGRELKDEFDVLYAEAATRRRMMSISTHDRIAGRPSRVKALEEFITYAQKQPGVVFMRKDEIARFALESPLTPREGGI is encoded by the coding sequence GTGATTTCACTCTCCATGCAGTTCGAGGCGGGCGCGCAGCCCGAGCGGGGCGCGAGCAGCCCCTTTCCTCCCATCGATCCGAAGTACCCGGATCTGCCCGCCGCCACCTGGTACGCCTATGGCGTCAAGGAAGGCATCCCCCGGCTGCTCGACCTCTTCGAGCGCAAGCGCGTCAAGGTGACGTCCCACATGGTGGGTCAGGCGGTGGACCTCCACCCCCAGTTGGCCAAGGAGATCGTCGAGCGGGGCCACGAGGCCGCCGCCCATGGTCAGACCTGGACGCCCCAGTTCTCGATGAGCCCCGAGGAGGAGCGGGCCTCGTACGAGGCCAACGTGCGGAGCATCGAGCGCGCCACGGGTACGAAGCCGGTGGGCTTCAATGCGTTCTGGATGCGCGGGACTCCCCGCACGCTGGAGATCCTCCAGGGCCTCGGGTTCACCTACCACATCGACGACGTGAGCCGGGACGAGCCGTTCCTCATTCCCGTGAAAGGCAAACCCTTCGCGGTCGTTCCCTATACCCTGGGCATGAATGACATCGTCCAATTCGAGGGGCGCAACGCCACGGCCGAGGCCTTCGGGCGCGAGCTCAAGGACGAGTTCGATGTGCTCTACGCCGAGGCCGCCACGCGCCGGCGCATGATGTCCATCAGCACCCACGATCGGATCGCCGGCCGTCCCTCGCGCGTCAAGGCACTGGAGGAATTCATCACCTACGCCCAGAAACAGCCAGGCGTGGTGTTCATGCGCAAGGACGAGATCGCCCGCTTCGCGCTGGAGAGCCCCCTGACGCCCCGGGAAGGCGGCATCTGA
- a CDS encoding LysR family transcriptional regulator, which translates to MPEWKKQSPLLLEGLMPLVVFVRAVDNQGFSVAARQLGLTPSAVSKQVAHLEERLGTRLLRRTTRHLSLTEAGSIFYQHCQRVLGELEEARLAMAALDERPRGTLRVSVPTVLGEVHIGSAAAAFQESIANLPRYLVLEELRSGALVSLLAEHPVTQRHIYLVYPHRQLTPPKVRAFADFLARYFQRILGQAWARP; encoded by the coding sequence GTGCCTGAATGGAAAAAACAGAGTCCGCTGCTGCTCGAGGGGCTAATGCCCCTGGTGGTGTTCGTGCGAGCCGTGGACAACCAGGGGTTCTCGGTGGCGGCACGGCAGCTCGGGTTGACGCCTTCGGCCGTGAGCAAGCAGGTGGCCCACCTGGAGGAGCGGCTCGGGACCCGGCTGCTCCGGAGGACCACCCGCCATCTGAGCCTCACGGAGGCGGGAAGCATCTTCTACCAGCACTGTCAGCGGGTACTCGGGGAGTTGGAGGAGGCCCGGCTCGCGATGGCGGCACTCGACGAGCGTCCGAGGGGCACCCTCCGCGTCTCCGTGCCCACGGTGCTCGGCGAGGTCCACATCGGGTCCGCCGCGGCGGCGTTCCAGGAGTCCATCGCCAACCTGCCGCGCTACCTGGTGCTGGAGGAACTGCGCTCGGGGGCCCTGGTGTCACTCCTCGCCGAGCACCCGGTGACGCAGCGCCACATCTACCTCGTGTACCCGCACCGCCAGCTCACGCCTCCCAAGGTGCGGGCTTTCGCTGACTTCCTCGCCCGCTACTTCCAGCGCATCCTGGGCCAGGCCTGGGCGCGGCCGTGA
- a CDS encoding universal stress protein, with product MTILCATHFSDAAQRAATAAAQLARKLDEPLFLVHVLPDNLSRAVRQALQETMQSALSDEARRIEKLGARTSFQLLTGEPAEQLARFAKEKGAGLVVTAGPTSASPFLGVGGTVDRLATTLPVPLMVVREAESFEAWVKGTRPLKVMLGVDRSLPFEAARDWLRGLRRYGDVEVVAGRIFWPHEEYFRMGLEHPTFYQEVTPELLSALEQEVRTQVTPLETQGLPPVRMRLEAGVGRIADHLVALAADEKADLLVVGSHQRKGLSKMGSVSHHALRLAAMSVVSVPLAGAARGSEVAVPTLRSVLVATDFSEAANRAIPYAFSLLPNGGTVYLVTVAKHATEQAQELRSRLRQLLPKDADAQGREVRVMVLTGHDVAPVLLKVAERLCVDVICLGTHGHSGLKKTVMGTVAKEVMSHSDRPVMVIRPPEG from the coding sequence ATGACCATTCTTTGCGCCACCCACTTCTCGGACGCCGCACAGCGAGCGGCCACGGCCGCCGCGCAGCTCGCGCGCAAACTGGATGAGCCCCTCTTCCTGGTGCACGTGCTGCCAGACAACCTGTCGCGCGCCGTCAGGCAGGCGCTGCAGGAGACGATGCAGTCGGCGCTGTCAGACGAGGCGCGACGGATAGAGAAGCTGGGAGCACGCACGAGCTTCCAGTTGCTCACGGGCGAGCCGGCCGAGCAACTGGCGCGCTTCGCGAAGGAGAAGGGAGCGGGGCTGGTGGTGACGGCGGGGCCCACGAGCGCCTCGCCCTTCCTGGGCGTGGGCGGCACGGTGGACAGGCTGGCCACGACGCTGCCGGTGCCGCTGATGGTGGTGCGCGAGGCGGAGTCCTTCGAGGCCTGGGTGAAGGGGACTCGTCCCTTGAAGGTGATGCTGGGCGTGGATCGCTCGCTGCCTTTCGAGGCGGCACGCGACTGGCTGCGCGGCCTGCGGCGCTACGGCGACGTGGAGGTGGTGGCCGGGCGCATCTTCTGGCCTCACGAGGAGTACTTCCGGATGGGACTGGAGCATCCGACGTTCTACCAGGAAGTAACGCCTGAGCTGCTGAGCGCGCTGGAGCAGGAGGTGCGCACGCAGGTGACGCCACTGGAGACACAGGGCCTGCCGCCGGTGCGCATGCGCCTGGAGGCCGGGGTGGGACGCATCGCGGACCACCTGGTGGCGCTGGCGGCGGACGAGAAGGCGGACCTGCTGGTGGTGGGCTCGCACCAGCGGAAGGGTCTGAGCAAGATGGGGAGCGTGTCACACCACGCGCTGCGGCTGGCGGCCATGTCGGTGGTGAGCGTGCCTCTCGCGGGGGCGGCGCGGGGCTCGGAGGTCGCCGTTCCCACGCTGCGCTCGGTGCTGGTGGCCACGGACTTCTCGGAGGCGGCCAATCGGGCCATTCCGTATGCCTTTTCCCTGCTGCCCAACGGGGGCACGGTGTACCTGGTGACCGTGGCGAAGCATGCGACGGAGCAGGCGCAGGAGTTGCGGTCGCGGCTGCGCCAGTTGTTGCCCAAGGACGCGGATGCCCAGGGGCGCGAGGTGCGGGTGATGGTGCTGACGGGCCACGACGTGGCGCCGGTGCTCCTCAAGGTCGCCGAGCGCCTGTGCGTGGACGTGATCTGCCTGGGCACCCACGGACACTCGGGGCTGAAGAAGACGGTGATGGGCACGGTGGCCAAGGAAGTCATGTCGCACTCCGACCGGCCCGTGATGGTCATCCGCCCGCCCGAGGGGTGA
- a CDS encoding flavodoxin domain-containing protein, with product MRILVCYGSKRGGTAGIADIIARTLAARGFQVDLRPAAEIESVDGYEAVVVGGALYMSRWHRDARRFVRRHTQELRARPVWLFSSGPLDDSATWNEVPPVEQVQRLMARIGAQGHITFGGRLLPDAKGFIASKMASSLAGDWRDPRIIRAWAEGMADGLRAFERTPSHAAEDTPIWH from the coding sequence ATGAGAATTCTGGTCTGCTACGGTTCCAAGCGGGGGGGCACGGCCGGGATCGCGGACATCATCGCGCGGACGCTCGCCGCACGGGGTTTCCAGGTCGACCTGCGCCCGGCCGCCGAGATCGAGTCCGTCGACGGGTACGAGGCCGTCGTGGTGGGTGGCGCGCTCTACATGTCGCGCTGGCATCGCGACGCGCGCCGCTTCGTCAGGCGACACACCCAGGAGCTGCGGGCCCGGCCGGTCTGGCTGTTCAGCAGCGGACCACTCGATGACTCGGCCACCTGGAACGAGGTGCCGCCGGTGGAGCAGGTCCAGCGCTTGATGGCGCGCATCGGGGCGCAGGGTCACATCACCTTCGGAGGTCGTTTGCTGCCCGATGCCAAGGGTTTCATCGCGAGCAAGATGGCCAGTTCGCTGGCGGGCGACTGGCGCGACCCGCGCATCATCCGCGCCTGGGCGGAGGGAATGGCGGATGGGCTGCGCGCCTTCGAGCGGACGCCGTCCCACGCCGCCGAGGACACACCCATCTGGCACTAG
- the norR gene encoding nitric oxide reductase transcriptional regulator NorR, translating to MTPNPLLHALIPLVDDLSRELPERERYRRLLQALRVLLPCDAVALLRLEGEWLVPLSVNGLSEDTLGRRFRVREHPRFQALLASATPTRFPADSPLPDPYDGLVLGARGDLQVHDCLGCPLLVDGQIWGLLTLDALSPGRLEPVDLASLQAFASLAAATVRVAQRIERLVTRAEGEFQRAESYRLAARERPHSLIGQSPSFLKLLEDIALVGASPLSVLISGETGVGKELVAQAVHAASPRAHRPLISLNCAALPETLVESELFGHVVGAFSGAVSDRRGKFELADGGTLLLDEVGELPLTVQAKLLRVLQSGQLQRLGSDREHRIDVRLIAATNRDLAEEVRQGRYRADLYHRLSVFPLHVPALRERGHDVLLLTGYFLEENRSRLGLHSLRLSGDAEAALLAYSWPGNVRELEHLVARSALKAYGRRRDDSRILTLSAEDFALNGDAPAPAQAEPPPEPAPVGDLREAVERFERQQINASLQRHQGNWASAARELGMDRANLRRLARRLGVV from the coding sequence ATGACTCCCAATCCCCTGCTTCACGCGTTGATTCCCCTGGTGGATGACCTGTCGCGGGAGCTGCCCGAGCGGGAGCGCTACCGGCGGCTGCTGCAGGCGCTGCGCGTGCTGCTGCCGTGTGACGCGGTCGCGCTGCTGCGCCTGGAGGGGGAGTGGCTGGTCCCGCTGTCGGTCAATGGCCTCTCCGAGGACACCCTGGGGCGGCGCTTCCGGGTCCGCGAGCATCCGCGCTTCCAGGCCCTGCTCGCGAGCGCGACGCCCACCCGGTTTCCCGCCGACAGCCCCTTGCCGGATCCCTACGATGGCCTGGTGCTGGGGGCCAGGGGCGACCTCCAGGTGCATGACTGCCTGGGCTGTCCCCTGCTGGTGGATGGGCAGATCTGGGGTCTGCTGACCCTGGACGCACTGTCACCGGGGAGACTGGAGCCCGTGGATCTGGCATCCCTGCAAGCCTTCGCCAGCCTGGCGGCGGCCACCGTTCGCGTGGCCCAGCGCATCGAACGGCTCGTCACGCGAGCCGAGGGCGAGTTCCAGCGGGCGGAGAGCTATCGCCTGGCCGCCAGGGAGCGCCCGCACTCGTTGATCGGACAGAGCCCGTCCTTCCTCAAGCTCCTGGAGGACATCGCGCTGGTGGGGGCCAGTCCGCTGAGCGTGCTGATCAGCGGCGAGACGGGGGTCGGCAAGGAGCTGGTGGCGCAGGCCGTCCACGCGGCGTCCCCCCGCGCGCACCGGCCGCTCATCAGCCTCAACTGCGCGGCCCTGCCCGAGACGCTGGTGGAGAGCGAACTGTTCGGCCATGTGGTGGGCGCCTTCTCCGGTGCGGTCAGCGACCGGCGGGGCAAGTTCGAGCTGGCCGACGGAGGCACCCTGTTGCTGGACGAGGTGGGCGAGCTGCCGCTGACGGTGCAGGCCAAGCTGCTGCGTGTGCTGCAGAGCGGGCAGTTGCAGCGCCTGGGCTCGGACCGGGAGCACCGCATCGACGTGCGGCTGATCGCCGCCACCAACCGGGATCTGGCCGAGGAGGTGCGCCAGGGACGCTATCGCGCCGATCTCTACCACCGGCTCAGCGTGTTCCCGTTGCATGTTCCGGCCCTGCGCGAGCGGGGCCACGACGTGTTGTTGCTGACCGGCTATTTCCTCGAGGAGAACCGCTCGCGCCTGGGGCTGCACAGCCTGCGCCTGAGCGGCGATGCCGAGGCCGCCCTGCTCGCCTACTCCTGGCCCGGCAACGTGCGCGAGTTGGAGCATCTGGTGGCCCGGAGCGCGCTCAAGGCCTACGGCCGGCGCCGGGATGACAGCCGCATCCTCACCCTGTCGGCGGAGGACTTCGCGCTCAATGGCGACGCCCCGGCCCCGGCCCAAGCCGAACCACCGCCCGAGCCGGCGCCCGTGGGAGACCTGCGCGAAGCCGTGGAGCGCTTCGAGCGGCAGCAGATCAACGCGAGCCTCCAGCGGCACCAGGGCAACTGGGCCTCGGCGGCCCGGGAGCTGGGAATGGATCGCGCCAATCTCCGGCGGCTGGCCCGGCGCCTGGGCGTCGTCTAG
- the hmpA gene encoding NO-inducible flavohemoprotein: MLNAQQRAIVKATVPLLETGGEALTTHFYRLMLGEYPEVRPLFNQAHQASGAQPRALANAVLRYARHIDELEQLGGLVKQIINKHVALQILPHHYPIVGTCLLRAIREVLGAEVATDEVIAAWAAAYQQLADLLIAKEEQLYDETAHARGGWRGGREFRVIRKEQESAEITSFYLAPADGGPLMEFLPGQYIGMRLVIEGVEVRRNYSLSAVPNGEYYRISVKREPNGKVSNYLHDRVGPGDSLELFPPVGGFTLLPGTKPLVLISGGVGITPTLAMLTAALPQGRPIHFIHCARNAGVHAFREWVDEQAHKHPHLRRFYCYSEATVGAPQPDAVGLLDRERLARWLPEERDIDVYFLGPKPFMAAIQRSLRELGVPEQQCHYEFFGPAASLA, encoded by the coding sequence ATGCTCAATGCTCAGCAACGTGCCATCGTCAAAGCCACCGTGCCGCTGTTGGAGACTGGTGGCGAAGCCCTGACCACGCACTTCTACCGCCTCATGCTCGGCGAGTATCCCGAGGTGCGTCCGCTCTTCAATCAGGCCCACCAGGCCAGCGGCGCCCAGCCCCGCGCCCTCGCCAACGCCGTGCTTCGCTACGCCCGTCACATCGACGAGCTGGAGCAGCTCGGCGGGCTCGTGAAGCAGATCATCAACAAGCATGTGGCCCTGCAGATCCTGCCCCATCACTACCCCATCGTGGGCACGTGCCTGCTGCGCGCCATTCGCGAGGTGCTCGGGGCGGAGGTGGCGACGGACGAGGTGATCGCCGCATGGGCCGCCGCCTACCAGCAACTGGCCGATCTGCTCATCGCCAAGGAGGAGCAGCTCTACGACGAGACGGCCCATGCGCGCGGCGGCTGGCGCGGAGGGCGTGAGTTCCGGGTCATCCGCAAGGAGCAGGAGAGCGCGGAGATCACCTCCTTCTACCTGGCGCCCGCGGATGGCGGCCCGTTGATGGAGTTCCTGCCGGGGCAGTACATCGGCATGCGGCTCGTCATCGAGGGGGTCGAGGTGCGCCGCAACTACTCGCTGTCGGCGGTGCCCAATGGGGAGTACTACCGGATCAGCGTCAAGCGCGAGCCGAACGGCAAGGTGTCCAACTACCTGCATGACCGGGTGGGGCCGGGTGACTCGCTGGAGCTGTTCCCTCCCGTGGGCGGGTTCACCCTGCTGCCTGGCACCAAACCCCTGGTGCTGATCAGTGGCGGCGTGGGCATCACCCCGACGCTGGCCATGCTGACGGCGGCCCTGCCTCAGGGACGGCCCATCCACTTCATCCACTGCGCGCGCAACGCCGGGGTCCACGCCTTCCGCGAGTGGGTGGACGAGCAGGCCCACAAGCATCCCCACCTGCGGCGCTTCTACTGCTACTCCGAGGCCACCGTGGGTGCGCCCCAGCCGGATGCCGTCGGCCTGCTGGATCGCGAGCGGCTCGCGCGATGGCTGCCCGAGGAGCGGGACATCGATGTCTACTTCCTCGGCCCCAAGCCCTTCATGGCGGCCATCCAGCGCTCCTTGAGGGAGCTGGGCGTGCCCGAGCAGCAGTGCCACTACGAGTTCTTCGGCCCGGCGGCGTCGCTGGCATAG
- a CDS encoding sigma-54-dependent Fis family transcriptional regulator has translation MRAEDLRIDMLLEVDAREGVRFAGERAVILDAVALGMLRKQLVEMLGLGGARAVLTRFGFAHGWRMAEAMRAGFQWSSEAEWMAAGGLIHTLQGLIRIRSEDNNPLTRQGATVEDSYEAEQHLLHLGRAEAPSCWTQCGFASGYLSRVAGRPLYILEDRCVARGDAACHFAGRTLEEWGSQLEEHLPYFQGEVLDASLHQVANALKRTERKLRERTRALERAVGEPEGPGGLVARGPGMRRVVDLARRAARSEATVLLIGESGTGKERVARLVHEESARAAGPLVAINCAALAESLLEAELFGHARGAFTGATHARAGLLEGAAGGTLFLDEIGEMPLGMQAKLLRALQEREIRRVGENHHRRIDVRVVAATNRPLAEEVAAGRFRKDLYYRLRVVELTVPPLRERREDILPLAQVFLVDAARRMGREVPVLGADVADQLQRHAWPGNVRELRNAMERAVALSRGPRIELEDLPEDVRTALPAPALTGAVRTLEELEREYILAVLARNGGSRTRTSRELGIGATTLYRKLKRYERGTRRRKR, from the coding sequence ATGAGAGCCGAGGACCTGCGCATCGACATGTTGCTGGAGGTGGACGCGCGAGAAGGGGTCCGCTTCGCGGGCGAGCGGGCGGTCATCCTGGACGCGGTGGCGCTCGGGATGTTGCGCAAGCAGTTGGTGGAGATGCTGGGCCTGGGGGGAGCGCGGGCGGTACTGACGCGCTTCGGCTTCGCCCACGGCTGGCGCATGGCGGAGGCGATGCGCGCCGGCTTCCAGTGGAGCAGCGAGGCCGAGTGGATGGCGGCCGGAGGGCTCATCCACACCTTGCAGGGGCTGATTCGCATCCGGTCCGAGGACAACAATCCCCTGACGCGCCAGGGCGCCACCGTCGAGGACTCCTACGAGGCGGAGCAGCACCTGCTGCACCTGGGCCGCGCGGAGGCTCCCTCGTGCTGGACGCAGTGCGGCTTCGCCAGTGGCTATCTGAGCCGGGTGGCGGGCCGGCCGCTCTACATCCTGGAGGATCGGTGCGTGGCGAGGGGGGACGCCGCGTGCCACTTCGCCGGCCGGACGTTGGAGGAGTGGGGGAGCCAGCTCGAGGAGCACCTGCCGTACTTCCAGGGCGAGGTGCTCGATGCGTCGCTGCACCAGGTGGCCAATGCGCTCAAGCGCACGGAGCGCAAGCTGCGCGAGCGGACGCGGGCACTGGAGCGGGCGGTGGGCGAGCCAGAGGGCCCCGGTGGGCTGGTGGCGCGCGGCCCGGGCATGCGGCGTGTGGTGGACCTGGCGCGGCGCGCGGCGAGGAGCGAGGCCACGGTGCTCCTCATCGGCGAGAGCGGCACGGGCAAGGAGCGCGTGGCGCGGCTGGTGCACGAGGAGTCCGCGCGGGCCGCGGGGCCGCTGGTGGCCATCAACTGCGCGGCGCTCGCGGAGTCGCTGCTGGAGGCGGAGCTGTTCGGCCATGCGCGCGGGGCCTTCACGGGGGCCACGCACGCGCGCGCGGGGCTGCTGGAGGGGGCGGCGGGGGGAACGCTCTTCCTGGACGAGATTGGCGAGATGCCGCTCGGCATGCAGGCGAAGCTCTTGCGCGCGCTCCAGGAGCGGGAGATCCGCCGGGTGGGGGAGAACCACCACCGGCGCATCGACGTGCGGGTGGTGGCGGCGACGAACCGCCCCCTGGCCGAGGAGGTGGCGGCGGGGCGCTTCCGCAAGGATCTCTACTACCGCCTGCGGGTGGTGGAGCTGACGGTGCCGCCGCTGCGCGAGCGGCGCGAGGACATCCTCCCGCTGGCCCAGGTGTTCCTGGTGGACGCGGCGCGGCGGATGGGGCGGGAGGTGCCGGTGCTCGGGGCGGACGTGGCGGACCAGCTCCAGCGCCACGCCTGGCCGGGCAACGTGCGCGAGCTGCGCAATGCCATGGAGCGCGCGGTGGCGCTCTCGCGCGGGCCCCGCATCGAGCTGGAGGATCTACCCGAGGATGTGCGGACCGCGCTGCCCGCGCCCGCGCTGACGGGAGCGGTGCGTACGTTGGAGGAGCTGGAGCGCGAGTACATCCTCGCGGTGCTCGCGAGGAATGGAGGTAGCCGGACGCGCACCTCGCGGGAGCTGGGCATCGGCGCGACCACGCTCTATCGCAAGCTCAAGCGCTACGAGCGTGGGACTCGCCGCCGGAAACGGTGA
- a CDS encoding alpha/beta fold hydrolase: protein MNTGVLPPERQSSLRLSDGRTLAWSEWGPTEGLPVLFCTGAAMSGSLGFGASDLAALGSRLIAIDRPGLGASDAHPGKTLASWVEDTRQLLSALGSPRDVTAVGFSQGAPFALALAGRELVKAVAIVSGQDDLAWPALAHRLHPDVAAMVRAARQDPEGFEQSFAGMATADGLWQLILGMSGERDRALYQSEPFGTAYQRCLREGFSQGARGYARDLVNALGPWLVEPERISVKVDLWYGGQDTSTVHSPDFGVSLAARLPNATLTVDSHEGGSILWTRARDILARLESHVSGSTSGKR from the coding sequence ATGAATACCGGTGTCCTTCCTCCCGAACGACAGTCCTCCCTTCGTCTGAGTGATGGCCGCACCCTGGCGTGGTCCGAATGGGGACCCACCGAGGGGCTCCCCGTCCTGTTCTGCACGGGCGCCGCCATGAGCGGCTCGCTCGGCTTCGGCGCGAGCGATCTCGCGGCGCTCGGCTCGAGGCTCATCGCCATCGACCGGCCCGGCCTCGGCGCCTCCGACGCGCATCCCGGCAAGACCCTGGCCTCCTGGGTGGAGGACACGCGGCAGCTCCTCTCGGCACTGGGCTCGCCGCGGGACGTCACCGCCGTGGGCTTCTCCCAGGGTGCGCCGTTCGCGCTGGCCCTCGCGGGCCGGGAGCTCGTGAAGGCCGTGGCGATCGTGTCCGGACAGGATGACCTGGCCTGGCCCGCCCTGGCGCACCGGCTGCACCCCGACGTGGCCGCGATGGTGCGCGCCGCGCGGCAGGATCCCGAGGGCTTCGAGCAGTCCTTCGCGGGGATGGCCACGGCGGACGGCTTGTGGCAGCTCATCCTCGGGATGAGTGGTGAGCGAGACCGGGCGCTCTACCAGAGCGAGCCCTTCGGCACGGCGTATCAACGCTGCCTGCGCGAGGGCTTCTCCCAGGGCGCGCGCGGGTACGCGAGGGATCTCGTCAACGCGCTGGGCCCGTGGCTGGTGGAGCCGGAGCGCATCTCCGTCAAGGTGGACCTCTGGTACGGCGGCCAGGACACGAGCACGGTCCACTCGCCCGACTTCGGCGTCTCCCTGGCCGCCCGCCTGCCGAACGCGACCCTCACGGTGGATTCCCACGAGGGCGGCTCCATCCTCTGGACGAGGGCCCGGGACATCCTCGCGAGGCTCGAGAGCCACGTCTCGGGGAGCACGAGCGGGAAGCGGTAG
- a CDS encoding CBS domain-containing protein, producing MARLIREVMTRNVEVIGPNDTVREAARKMRDLDVGPLPICDGKRVQGMITDRDIVVRAIAEDMDPVRTPVSAIMSKGIQYCFEDDQAEDVLERMEELQVRRFIVVDRDKKLVGIVALGDLAGEESGHRVGKALEGISEPASH from the coding sequence ATGGCGAGGTTGATCCGTGAAGTGATGACGCGCAACGTGGAGGTCATCGGTCCGAACGACACCGTGCGTGAGGCGGCCCGGAAGATGCGCGACCTGGATGTGGGGCCCCTTCCCATCTGCGACGGCAAGCGGGTGCAGGGGATGATCACCGACCGCGACATCGTGGTGCGCGCCATCGCCGAGGACATGGATCCGGTCCGGACGCCCGTGTCCGCCATCATGTCCAAGGGGATCCAGTACTGCTTCGAGGACGATCAAGCCGAGGACGTGCTCGAGCGCATGGAGGAGTTGCAGGTGCGCCGCTTCATCGTGGTGGATCGAGACAAGAAGCTGGTGGGCATCGTGGCGCTGGGAGACCTGGCGGGCGAGGAGAGTGGACACCGCGTGGGCAAGGCGCTCGAGGGCATCTCCGAGCCCGCGAGCCACTGA
- a CDS encoding imm11 family protein yields MPKKYFKLSQEVDGSGGWDLGNPTDPRGREVDNPWIFREGLPVADPGRLTLPVGRPGRALDFTLAGFSIPVVHARVTALFKELAPRDVQLLPVDIPGQPDPFCILVATRLIRCIDDHASEEVEYWMPEDGRPEKVGQYRDVSGMRIDPAKVGDARVFRTWGWTIALIVSEELKEALARMGATGTKFKEV; encoded by the coding sequence ATTCCGAAGAAGTATTTCAAGCTGTCTCAGGAGGTTGACGGCTCTGGAGGATGGGATCTGGGCAATCCCACGGACCCACGGGGCCGGGAGGTGGACAACCCATGGATCTTCAGAGAGGGCCTGCCGGTCGCGGACCCGGGGCGATTAACGCTTCCCGTTGGTCGCCCGGGTAGGGCTCTCGACTTCACCCTCGCGGGCTTCAGCATCCCGGTCGTTCACGCCAGGGTGACAGCCCTGTTCAAGGAACTGGCTCCCCGTGATGTTCAGCTTCTTCCGGTGGACATCCCAGGGCAGCCAGACCCGTTCTGCATCCTCGTTGCCACACGACTCATCCGGTGCATCGATGACCATGCCTCCGAGGAGGTGGAGTATTGGATGCCGGAAGATGGGCGACCCGAGAAGGTTGGACAGTATCGGGACGTGTCCGGCATGCGCATCGATCCCGCGAAAGTCGGTGACGCCAGGGTCTTTCGCACCTGGGGATGGACCATCGCGCTCATCGTCTCCGAGGAACTCAAGGAGGCCTTGGCGCGGATGGGCGCCACGGGGACGAAGTTCAAGGAGGTTTGA